One window of the Salvia miltiorrhiza cultivar Shanhuang (shh) chromosome 6, IMPLAD_Smil_shh, whole genome shotgun sequence genome contains the following:
- the LOC130988884 gene encoding uncharacterized protein LOC130988884, whose product MKASIKFREEQRPLLRAKIPINILNYPFQSGVVAGESKELSLNLSTYFESGPSLKFAYRPNDSESPFSFIFKTGIGHYGSPIRSPLTMSAEFNVIGCENPSFFIRFKPDLGDFSVKKLISSAIVRKLGGKSNPGAADEGNFVKNVASLFPAVESKAAAGWLVNGIVRGTDLTATTALPLRDCAMINFRWGLRVPRSGDYDALGVQRRTDRAGGYRLPQLVMDKIGIEHVAKADSKPGPTEEYGKLAGACLEVKKQLEVIQAENGSLNKALTDFRSDLAAGKMEIVPQDHRNMKDSGAGGEPNEGLKAA is encoded by the coding sequence ATGAAGGCATCAATCAAATTTAGGGAGGAGCAGAGGCCACTGCTGAGAGCTAAAATCCCCATAAACATTCTCAATTACCCATTTCAATCGGGGGTTGTCGCCGGAGAATCCAAAGAATTATCGCTGAATCTCAGCACCTACTTCGAATCTGGTCCTTCCCTCAAATTCGCCTACCGCCCAAACGATTCAGAAAGCCCCTTCAGCTTCATCTTCAAGACTGGAATCGGGCATTACGGGTCGCCGATCCGAAGCCCTCTCACCATGAGCGCCGAGTTCAACGTCATCGGCTGCGAAAACCCTAGCTTCTTCATCCGGTTCAAGCCCGATTTGGGCGATTTCTCGGTCAAGAAACTAATCTCTTCCGCCATCGTCAGGAAATTGGGGGGGAAATCGAACCCTGGCGCCGCCGACGAGGGGAATTTCGTCAAAAATGTCGCCAGCCTTTTCCCGGCTGTTGAATCGAAGGCGGCGGCGGGCTGGCTGGTGAACGGAATAGTCAGAGGCACGGACCTGACCGCCACGACGGCCCTCCCGTTGCGAGATTGCGCGATGATTAATTTCCGGTGGGGGCTTAGGGTTCCGCGGAGTGGTGATTACGACGCGTTGGGGGTGCAGCGGCGGACTGATCGGGCGGGTGGGTATAGGCTGCCGCAGCTGGTGATGGACAAAATTGGGATCGAACACGTGGCGAAAGCGGATTCGAAGCCCGGGCCCACCGAGGAGTACGGCAAGCTGGCTGGGGCGTGTTTGGAGGTGAAGAAACAGCTCGAGGTCATTCAAGCTGAGAATGGCTCCTTGAATAAGGCGTTGACCGATTTCAGATCGGATTTGGCCGCCGGGAAAATGGAAATCGTGCCCCAAGATCACCGGAATATGAAGGATTCCGGTGCCGGAGGTGAACCCAATGAAGGATTGAAGGCTGCATAA